A stretch of the Thiomicrorhabdus xiamenensis genome encodes the following:
- a CDS encoding dienelactone hydrolase family protein, with translation MIPEIFESNLQIPAGDAILEGNLRLPADAQGLILFIHGSGSSRFSTRNRHVAQLLNQAGLATLLFDLLTADENQIDMLTREFRFDIPLLSERSRCAIDYVARQPQLAGLPIGLFGASTGAAAALFAAESLPEKIKTVVSRGGRPDLAQPVLAKVQATTLLIVGGLDYDVLQLNKQAQSQMHAECELTVIPGATHLFEEPGTLDLAADAAREWFLQKLGNGQSAT, from the coding sequence ATGATCCCTGAAATCTTTGAAAGTAACCTACAGATTCCTGCCGGTGACGCCATATTGGAAGGCAACCTGCGCCTGCCCGCCGATGCTCAAGGCCTGATTCTGTTTATTCACGGCAGTGGCAGCAGCCGTTTCAGTACCCGTAACCGCCATGTCGCTCAACTGCTCAACCAGGCCGGTTTGGCGACCTTGCTGTTTGACTTACTGACCGCCGATGAGAATCAAATCGATATGCTGACCCGCGAATTCCGTTTCGATATTCCGCTATTAAGTGAAAGAAGCCGATGCGCCATAGACTATGTCGCCCGGCAGCCACAACTGGCCGGTTTACCGATCGGTCTGTTCGGTGCCAGCACCGGAGCCGCCGCTGCACTGTTTGCGGCCGAATCACTTCCAGAGAAAATCAAAACCGTGGTTTCGCGCGGAGGCAGGCCCGATCTGGCACAACCGGTATTAGCCAAAGTGCAAGCGACGACATTGCTGATTGTCGGCGGTCTGGATTACGACGTTCTGCAACTGAACAAGCAGGCTCAGTCGCAAATGCACGCCGAATGCGAGTTAACCGTGATTCCCGGAGCCACCCACCTATTCGAAGAACCGGGAACCCTCGACCTTGCTGCAGATGCCGCCAGAGAATGGTTTCTGCAAAAACTTGGCAACGGACAGTCCGCCACATAG
- a CDS encoding phosphoribosyltransferase gives MKLPIPDRETAGRWLAECLQQQTTLRNPLILALPRGGVPVAFEIANAYKAPLDLMLVRKLGAPHFPELAMGAIASGNIKVLNQSVIRAYHIDDKEIAAIEAKERHELERREKAYRGQRPHLILQNRDIVLVDDGLATGSTMLAAIDAVHLQSPASVTVAVPVAPPQSVELVESKVDQVVCPFQPYDFSSIGQWYLQFDQVSDAEVKQQLQEAWRE, from the coding sequence ATGAAATTACCGATACCTGATCGAGAGACTGCCGGCCGCTGGCTTGCAGAGTGTTTACAGCAGCAGACAACCCTCCGCAACCCGCTCATATTGGCGCTTCCCCGCGGCGGCGTCCCGGTCGCTTTCGAGATCGCCAACGCCTATAAGGCCCCGTTGGACCTTATGCTCGTGCGTAAACTGGGCGCCCCGCATTTTCCAGAACTGGCAATGGGCGCCATCGCCAGCGGCAATATCAAGGTGCTCAACCAATCCGTTATTCGCGCCTATCACATCGACGACAAAGAGATCGCTGCGATCGAAGCCAAAGAGCGGCACGAACTGGAGCGGCGCGAAAAAGCTTACAGAGGCCAGCGTCCGCATTTGATACTGCAGAACCGCGATATCGTTCTGGTCGATGACGGGCTGGCAACCGGCTCGACAATGCTGGCGGCGATTGACGCAGTTCACTTGCAGAGCCCTGCATCCGTCACGGTCGCCGTGCCGGTCGCACCGCCGCAAAGCGTCGAACTGGTCGAATCCAAAGTCGATCAGGTTGTCTGCCCTTTCCAGCCGTATGATTTCTCCTCAATCGGACAATGGTATCTGCAATTTGACCAGGTAAGCGACGCGGAGGTTAAACAACAGCTTCAAGAGGCATGGCGGGAGTAA